The stretch of DNA ttgttattttttcatcatgaaaACGTGGTTTCGCTAGAATATCGTACCTAGTTTTGGATTCGCTAAAATGACATTTTCAAAACGGTGCAAAACGCTGAGATACTATTTGCATTCATTCATTCGATGCAAAAGAAAACGTTTTTGCTCTCTATTCGCTGATGAGTTTACCAAATTGCCCCTGAATGTTATggtcaatttaattttgtaaggTGAATTGAGTCTTTTTTCTCAATCAATGTGCCATTCAACCTCGATGATCTTGCCGACCCTTGAGCTTGGCCCTAATGCCAGAGATCGTGGGTGTGGTGGTGAGGCAGCATTGGATCGGGAACTAGTGGTAGAGGATGGAGAAGACCCAAGGAAAGGAGGCGAATGCGAGGAATGAAGAGATGGAAGGCAGTGGGATGGGCTGAGGAGCTACATGGCCACGACCATGGATAGAGCTCTCCTGGCCCAGCACGTTTAGGAGTTTAGGTAAAAGACAGAGGGGCAAACTCGTCTTATAGTTCTGGTGCCACGTTGGAATGATGACATGGCATCCAACATGCTCAAAAATAGCAAACATGCCACAAATCTCCTCTCTCAtgtgacaaaagaaaaaaaggagcgTGGCATTTGATAAATGAGAATACACCATCGAAGAGAATGGCATAAAGCGAACATAAATGTCATATCTTTTTGGCACTTAATATGATGTGTGAACATTATTTCTCCGAGCCTATAGATGAATGACATCCAAATATTCAATAAATGAACATCTGTTTTCCTATAGACGGCAATTGAATATATATCTTGAAGTCCTAGAAAACAATTTAATGCGTATAGCTAAAAAATGCATCTAAAAGATGCATTGTCTACCTCTGTATATAAGTAGGGACGAACGAAAATTGCTATACACACTGAAACACAAGAGAGCAAATTAGGGAAAcaagaaggaaagaagaaaaaaaaagcatatagGTAGATCATATCGCCCTCAGTTATGGCAATTTTCAAGAAGGATGGTGCTCCGGTTCTCTTCATCTTGTCTCTCATGATAATCACAGCCATGGTTCTCCCCTCCTGCCAAGCATGTAAGAGCAATATATGCTTTTTTGATTTCCACTTAAGCACTACTAATTAACTTGGTTGCAGTAATTAACTATGTATGCAATATATGCAGCTGCTCAGTACAGGGTTAACTGTGGCGACCTCACAAGATGCACCGAAAATGCATGCGTTGACGATTGCCGGCGCAGAGGTTACCCTGCTTCTCCGGCACTCGTGTATTGCATGGATGGACGCCCAGATCAATGTTGCTGCAAATATGTTCTTGGTCATCATCCTAATTAACGACCAAGACGATATCTGATGCATGGATTTCTGGCatgaacaattaattaatgtactgCTGCTAGAGATTATGTATGGACATTGATTAGTATGTTGCagtgagctagctagctgatctGTGCTTGTTGCTCTTCCATGAATTTGTATGCATCGATCAAGCTCACTAGCTTGGCTATATATCTGGTGCAACTCAATAAACTGAATTTACTTGCATTTGAAGAATTTGGCGCTGTTTTGTACAATGTTTGTCGCTCCCTCTGTTTCCAAATATTTATCATGATTAATCGAACTTTCACCGTGACATCGCTCTTATTTTACCaatgtatttaaatatgtttgaaaatacaaaatatttatctttaataTAGCCTTAAATATCGTGTTAATATACCATACGATAGTTTAAACATTATTAATGACCAAAATTGCAACAACCTAGAACAGTGGCGGTGACAAATATTAAAAGAATAGTtggcaaaatttaaatgccGAAAGTAACTAGAATTACACAGTTCAAACTGCACTTAAATTTTCGGGTTCAAATTCCGAATCGGACTACACCGCTGCAGCCTCGATGGGCAGATAAATCATCAGCTGCAAATCAATCGCCTCTGTACGTTTGCAACGTGGAATCTCTTGCAGGTGAGCTATAGCTGCACGCATGGCgataggcggcggcggcacgacgccggcggccaccgAGGAGCGgatcggccggcggcggcgccagcgccagcgcggtgccgcggcggggacgacgacgacgctgctCATCCTCCGGAGCGTGGCCGCGGCCGTCCTCCTGGCGCTCTTCACCGGCCTCCACGTGTTCTACGCGCTGTGCGCCACGGGCGCTGTGTTCGCCGgggcctcgccctcgccggccggcggcgtggtcgCCTGGAACCGGAAGGTCGGCCCCGGCCCGTCCGCGTGGGCGCTGGCGCTGCTCTGCTTGGTGgcggacgtcgtcgtcgtgtccGGCCTCGTGGTGGAGCGCTTCCGCGTCGGGAACGGGAAGGCGTCCGCGGTGGCGGTGAcgccggctgcggcggcggagtacGCCGTGCCGGCACCGATGGATATGTGCTAGTGCTAGTTTGTATTAACCCCCAttacaaaatacaattatatgtacacattttataaaaaaaaaagtttggagaTAGGCATTAtttagaataattttatttcgaGAAAtacatagaaatatttatattttgtaatggaGAAGATATTGCTGCATGGACCAGTCTACTGTGCGTGCCATTGGGCCATTCATGTTTTGGGCCTCGTGCTTGAGTGAATTTAATTGGTTAGATCGAGTCCGAATGGCAGCCTGCTCGAGAGCAGCGAGACACCGTGGGCCTATATGTTTGTCTTCTCTTTAGAAAAATTTGAATGTTTTTGTTCTAAATATTTCTATGTAAATATTCTAACATTTTTTGAGTTGGACCGAATACATGCATGCGTGTTCGTGGGTTGAACAGGAAAAATGAAATCTCGATCAACTATTATTCATGTGATGAAACGCTCTCTTATTTAAGTGTCGAGTCTATGATTTTTTCTAAGTTTGAGCAAAAGTAATTATAAACCCAGGCTATATGTATATTACCTACACCATTACTTACATAGCATAGTATTAGATCTACTGCTTAGAGCATCACACTAACTAAAATTTACCTCTCCAAATCCTAACTTAGCTATTCATGTCAAAAGATTTCATAGCTAAATTGATGTGTACTCCAACAGATTAGCCATCTTCACTACCTAAATCCTAACAAACATGTGGGCTCAGCCAGATTTGGCTACTGAGATGAGGTGGGAGAGACCAGCCAGATTTGGCTATTGAGGgaaaaaatttagtcatttcaACAGCCTACCATGTTAGATAGcttttctcttaaaaattgtttttcacaCAATAACTAAACTTTAGCTTAAGCTAGTCATATACttagtctcttggagatgctctaggcCGCGTTTGTTTTGGTTTAGACATCCGGTGTGGAAAATATAAtagtagattagtatataagtaattaattattaattataaaaaattaaaaaaaacagattaatataatttttaaaacaactttctatagaaatttttaaaaaaacatactattTACGTTTGGAAAATGTGTGcacaaaaaacaataaaactagGTTAATAACGAGGGAATGCTCATGAGCCCAAGCAGAGGCCCATGGTCACGGACCTTAATCTGCCGCTGCTCTCCTTGGACTCACCCTAAAGTAACGTATAATCATTAGTCTTCTTCAAATTTTGTGTGACAATAGCGAAaagtaaatacaaaataatttttagttaCATAATTTTGATGTGGAAAGTTCAAGGGAAAGGACCCATGGTCCCTAATTTTGCTTTAGTTTGGtcgcctcatcttttcgcttctatttGTACTTATATAGCTAAAATTGttcattttagattttttttcatcacgctttattttttagactttatTTTCTCATCTCTAAGAATacgtaatatttttttattcatattttttttgcagttgtttcgtttttttctaaaaagtcaaacaatgaCCACGTTGCTTTGTTAAACGGCTGCGGCATACTGCTTTTTTATAATACGCCCTCATTGATTTTTTCATTACATGTTtatccatttgttttatttaaaaaattaaaattttgcatatttgcaaaaaaaaaatcataacacAAGTGGCAAAACctacaacaaaaaatcaacatcTGTGACCATCGGAATAATTTCACCTCCCATAAACACCCCGAATTTTTTTCCTCCGGATTGCAGGGCTCTATCTGGCAACCTCTAGTTTCTAATCCACGTCCACACAACAATTCTAGTTTATTTACAAGTACAATTAAATTGGTTTgaaagtttatattttgtccaaaataaaaagaaaaaacaattcaaCCAAATGTTATCAATATAATCATGGATCTATATACATGGATTCCTAAGGATAGGAATACCCAGCTTGAGAAAAATCTTGGGTCCAGGGTAATGCTAAACAAGGCAAGAAATTCAAAAGCTCTTGAATCTGGCTGCTAGAGCCTAGAAGCCGACGAACCCCAGCTGGTGAACCTTTAGCTAGCTAGAGTTTTTCATCTAAAGCGTACTGAAACAGACGGCGATGGTAAGAGGACTGCAGGTGCAAAGGGCTTATATAGGAGAGAATAGAATAACAATTTCCATCACCAGATAGCATGAGAGTTACAGTTAAGATCACAGACAGTAAGACACCGTACAAGTGTAAACTGTAGCAATCTAGAATATTCTACTAGGAAGAGCACAATAAGCAGTCACGACAGCATTTAGAAGAATCTATGCCGCCACAAGAACAATCCAGTCTTActgtcaaaattttgaggGATTAAACTTACATTATACCTTTTGTATAGGCCACCGATACACCCTAGATACACCTTACAACTCTCATTGAGCCCTATGTGCAGTAACAGTGTTCTACGCACTACAAAATCTCTCTGTAAACTGGTATTCTCTCACCTTGATGGCCACTTCATCTGGCACCTCAGAAGACCCCAGTAAACAAAGAAGCTTACCTAACGTGAAAAAGGTAATCTATGTATACGTCCATCATGAACAGAGGAAATCTCCTATTTCCTATATGTATACGTCAACATCTACCGTATGCCTTTCTCATCTGTGCAGGACTTCTCAACACAAAAGGGAGTGGATTCGGTATCAGCATTAGTATGGTATTGGTGTAAGAGATGGAGGGAAGGACTGCCGTTGGACTGTCAGGAGGATAAACGTAGTGCAATCTCGTGGAGGAGTAATCTCTTCTGAGCAGCATCGATCACACCATTGCACTCTGCATTCACAAGAACCTCACTCATGATAGCAGCGGCATGCCCAGTGGGCTCTTCAGATGTCCTCCTCAACATGAACATCTGGGCACAAGAAGACATCATCAGTCAGACAATGGATTAGGTATTATATACATCTTACATAATGATTGTACATATGAATATCAGATGCGGAGCGCTGAAATTGGAATGAAATTGGTCATCAGATAAACCTTCTACTTTGTAAGTAGTATATATCATGTTCCAACTGACACAAGTTTGTATAAATGTATGATTCAAGATAACaaaatacacaaaaaaaattaaacattaattAAGACACAACTCCATACAGTTCAATAGAAAGATGTAGATTACTTCACAgtgtaattaaaattaattagcacCATCACATAAACAAGTATCTTCATGTGTAAAAAAGACTTATGAGTAAATACTCGGTGCATATCCACTGCACCTAGAGATATAAAGTACCTGCCCACGATGAGATATCTCAAGGCACCCAGGTGGCTGGATCCATGGCTCGCCATCAACCTGAACAGGGAATGAACTGTGGAGGTGCAATCTTATAACTTTCCCTTGGGCTAGCCTGTGTGCTCTAGAGAGTCCCACCTATAAACCATAGAAATATGAATGAGTTGCTACCTCAACATTATCATTACTGAAAGTGTAAAATCTAATACTCGTAATTGCAGCAGTAACAGCAATGCCTTGAAACTGGAAGGAGAATAAGCTAATAACACTGGAAGCTGTTACCTGCAGTTTTCCTAGATGCCACATCCCAGAAATACAGACAACCTCGAGCATTTTGTCATGCACGGATTGCAAACCAAAATCATCATCATGTTCATTGTCATTTTGCCAAAGATCAACACCGCCCATGTAGCTAGGTATATTCAGAACAATCACACCTTCTGCATCCTGATGAGAACAGCATATAAGAAGCCCCTCCAATGATAAATCCGAAAgtgaaagtaaataaatgatttatatcaaattACCTCTGGAATTTCAATGTTCTTTCCATCAACTTCAAGGCTAACATGCCACGGTAAATCAGAACATGACCTATCCATGATATCCTTAGCGCCTTCTCTAGCATATATCAGCTTGTTGACAAACTGCTCAGTAGAAAAttgcattattatttttctttttggctaCAACTAATGATTGTAAGAGGTGGTGAAATAAGATCAAATGGTAAGGGATGTCAGAAAACAGGAATATTCCAGAGGTTTCCATAAGAGGTCCAATTTCTACAGAAAATTTGTTTGTTCCATATTGAGATACATCATTTTGCAGAAAGATTTAAGTAAACAGAGAAATCAATCCCTACCTGACTGCAGAATTTATCTGGTCTTTCTTCTCTAGTAGTGTGGAAGTCATATGCAACCTTGGCATCACATCCGACGCCTATAGGACAACaggaaagaaaacatattcAGCAACTTCTGGCCAAAATTAGATACTCTcttcattccatattataagatgttttggccATACCTAGAGTTATCCATGGATCGATGAATATGTttaatatatgtgtctaaattcattaacattcatatgaatctatgcAAGGCTAGAACATCTtctaatatgaaacggaggcaaTATATAGTAAGATCATGTAAGTTGAAGGATAAAACTGTACctatataattagtcataaatttAACTTGCTTGGTGCATTGATCTTCTGCTCCATTCTTCTCTTTGATGGCAACATTCCAGCGATCCAGCACTGTAACTGCTGCATGGTCAACATCATTTAGAAGTGCACATATTCCCCCTTGTCCTTCAACAGAAGACAGACCTCCACCCCAGCGCATAACACGGGATAGGTCATTTCCTGTTCCTAATGGAAGAATGGCAACAGGGGGAGGAGATTCATAGTTCTGCTTTTCAATAGCATCAAGAACCCATGCAACAGTCCCATCTCCACCACAAACAAGGATTCTGAAGTGTTTTACATTGTGGAATAATTGTAATCCGACTTCAGGTCCCTGAGAAGCACTTAGCTCAAATATCTGGAATAAGAATGAGATTTTTCAGATTAAGAATAGAGTATCAAATATGTCACAATCAATTGCCAATGGTACTAATGTTAACAATATGTCAGATCTCTGTCAGAAGAATAAAGTAGAAGTAACAGAAAAACAAGAATAATACAAGTTCACTGTCAGGGAAACATGAAAAGACAATATATCAATCTAGAACCAACAAAGGATAACTGGACTATTTGTTTAGGAAGCATCATAGAATAAACCAAGGAAAACAGCTGGTTAGGTTACAACGTTTTGGCTGATGAATTATTCCTTAAAAGATAGACAAACTTGCAAAAGCAGTTGATAAGAGATTTGTTACTATTTCTTAAgtaaagaacaaagaaaattacCTGGATAGGATTTAGCAACATGTTGAGTCTTCTTCTAAGAGAAGGCCCACTCCGTCCTCCACTCTTGCCATTGATGAAAACAAGCAGTGGCCTTGAATCTTGTGGCAAATCAACAATTTCAtacttctttttccctccattAGGACTGCCATATCCATGTGTTTGCTTGAGAGAATTCTCAGTAAACTTATGGTTTGTCAGCGCATACTTTCCATCCAAGTTCTGCAGTCTAGCAAACCCTTCCAGTACAGAATCAAGGATTGAGCTGTTTGTGGGAACCACACTTGTTTTACCACCAGGTTGGTTGTTTATGCGTTTCTTGTTGCCTCGCCTCTTGATCCTCCCCCTAACTGATGAAGTGACGAGACCTTCCTTGATTGAGTTGAACATTCCAGTGATTGCTGGTCCTTGGCCAACCTCCTTCACTGATAGAGGAGGGACAATGAGCCTCCTAAGAAGGCCTAGATCACAAGTATTCCCAGTCTCCTTTAACAGCTTTGCATGACAATCAACATGGATCTGCCGCTGGCACCACAGGCAGCGCCATATAGGAGAGACACCAAGAAATGGCACACCACATGGCTCATCGCAGTAGTAGCAGAAAGAGGACATCTCTGGGTTGTCATCCACCTCCACCCACCTCTCCGACCAGTGATGCAGCAAAGTGGAAGCACCGTGCTGTGAAACACACTTGCAGTCCTTCTCAGCACGCCGCGAGCAGCCCGAATGGGCTGCCACCCCACAAACCGAGCACCGGTGGACCACAACAGCATCAGCACCCCGAGAGCCGACACCCTGAGTGCTACTCAGGGACGACAGGCACACGCAGCACGTCGAAGGGTGGCCACCGCGGAAGTAGTCCTCGGTCCAGGTGTGGCTGGAGCTGGGGCACCTCAAGGCCTTCCACGCCGCCTTCTTCTCCCTGGCGGCCGCCTTGATCCAGTAGAGCGACGCCGCCCTCTGTAGCCTGAGGAGGGCGTAGATAAGAGCTGCGAGGCCGACGGAGCCGGCGGTGATGAGCCAGCCAAAGAACTGGAGCCCCGAGGTGTCAACCAAGTGAGACATGTTCACTAGCAGCGATCCCACAAGGTCCATCCCAGTTAGCCAGGCTTGACAGCCTCAGAATCAGAAGCAGAACCTGCAGCAGAGGAAAACTAGCAACAATCACCCCCACAGATCCTCTCTGATGCACGTTCTTCAtagaataaacaaaaaaaaaattcttctccTGACACAATAACCTTCTTGGAATGCAAAAACTAAACGATCTAAAGCTGAAAACGAGCGCTACCGCCGATCTCACGCGATTGCTACTAGCACTTTGCTAATTTTGAAAGCAAAATGGAGCGAAATCGCAACCGAGCAAGGAGTAGTAAAACATCAGAGCATGGGACAAATTCCAAGCATGGCTGGTCATCACCGATCTCTCACTCCCGATCCACCAAAACCGCATGGCAACCAAATTTCCCCAGGTTTCAGCGCAAGGGTCGCATCGCATAGCATCAAATCGAGGGtacctcccctcccctcctctcccctcccccaccaAAACGGAGGCGGCAACCTCACCTCGAGGCAGGAGCTGGACACGATCGGAGGCCACCGCTCCCCCCGCGCCGGATCCCGCATTTCCCCGATCCGCACCAAACCCCCCACACACAAAACACGCGCCGGATGATAGCTAGTATTCCGGAAGGAAGCGCACGCACCTCGGGCCTCTCCAGGGCAGCAGCGGGGCTGGAGTGGGTGGAGCAAACCCTAGGTCGCTCCGGGGCTTGGCCGGCGCGGTGCGCGGGGAGGTGGGTTTCTCCGCCGCgtggtcgaggaggaggaggaggaggccgagtTGGTCGGGGCTTGCCGGGTTGGCGTTTAAaagggaagggaggggagggagcagCAAAGCGCGTTCCCTGGGTTTGTGCGTGAGCGAGATCGCCGCCGCTCTCACGGGAAgtggagctcctcctcctgttctttctttttttttcataaacattttgtttaatttttaactagtgtgatatgaatttttttttagttttaaggAAAATGTATCAAACTAGGCAGGGGTACACCTTTGATCTCTTTCAAAAATGGTTTTCAGATATATCTGGgtggtttttttctttggggatatat from Oryza brachyantha chromosome 12, ObraRS2, whole genome shotgun sequence encodes:
- the LOC102708292 gene encoding diacylglycerol kinase 2, with the protein product MDLVGSLLVNMSHLVDTSGLQFFGWLITAGSVGLAALIYALLRLQRAASLYWIKAAAREKKAAWKALRCPSSSHTWTEDYFRGGHPSTCCVCLSSLSSTQGVGSRGADAVVVHRCSVCGVAAHSGCSRRAEKDCKCVSQHGASTLLHHWSERWVEVDDNPEMSSFCYYCDEPCGVPFLGVSPIWRCLWCQRQIHVDCHAKLLKETGNTCDLGLLRRLIVPPLSVKEVGQGPAITGMFNSIKEGLVTSSVRGRIKRRGNKKRINNQPGGKTSVVPTNSSILDSVLEGFARLQNLDGKYALTNHKFTENSLKQTHGYGSPNGGKKKYEIVDLPQDSRPLLVFINGKSGGRSGPSLRRRLNMLLNPIQIFELSASQGPEVGLQLFHNVKHFRILVCGGDGTVAWVLDAIEKQNYESPPPVAILPLGTGNDLSRVMRWGGGLSSVEGQGGICALLNDVDHAAVTVLDRWNVAIKEKNGAEDQCTKQVKFMTNYIGVGCDAKVAYDFHTTREERPDKFCSQFVNKLIYAREGAKDIMDRSCSDLPWHVSLEVDGKNIEIPEDAEGVIVLNIPSYMGGVDLWQNDNEHDDDFGLQSVHDKMLEVVCISGMWHLGKLQVGLSRAHRLAQGKVIRLHLHSSFPVQVDGEPWIQPPGCLEISHRGQMFMLRRTSEEPTGHAAAIMSEVLVNAECNGVIDAAQKRLLLHEIALRLSS